TGATGAGTTAGCAGTGGAACTGATTAAGAACTTAGATGAGTTGGGGATAGTGAAGTTGACAGAAGTGTTGAATGAGATATATAACTCAGGTGAAATTCCTCCAGAGCTGAGCAAGTCCATCTTTATCGCTTTACCAACGAAACCTGGAGCTATATTATGTGAGTTACACAGGACAATAAGCATAATGAGTCATGCAGTGAAGATCCTGCTGAAGGTGTTGATGAAGAGAGCAAGGAATAAAATCAGACCAGAATTTTCATGCTGAGAATGTTATGTGAGAGGGCGATAGAAATGAAGCAAGACCTGTATATGTGTTTTATTGATTACACCAAGGCATTTGACACCGTAAAACATGAGGAACTGTTGAATATTTTGAGTGAGATTAATGTTGATGGAAAAGACCTGAGAATTATCAGAAATTTGTATTGGAACCAGACAGCAGCAATCAGAGTGGGCAATGATGTAGGGGAGTTTGTTGAAATCAAGAAAGGAGTGCAGCAAGGATGTGTTTTTCGCCAGATTTATTCAATTTGTACAGCGAGTGGATACTAAGAGAACTGGAGGATCTACCAGGAGTGAAGATTGGTGGGACAAATATTAACAATCTAAGGTacgcagatgacactgtcctgaTAGCTACATCTGAGTCAGATCTTCAACAAATAGTCGACAAAGTTGTGACTGAAAGTGAGAAGAAAGGACTGTTCATCAACTGCAAGAAAACTGAGTGTCTGGTAGTTACAAAGCAAAAGGATGTTCCTATCTGCAACATTAAAATCCATGAGGGTAATCTGAAGCAAGTTGATGGGTTTAGCTATCTGGGAAGCTGGATCACAACAGATGGGAGGTGTGACAGAGAAATCAATAGGAGAATTGCAATGGCAAAGAGACTTTCACAAGGATGAGGACCCTCCTTTGTAATTTGAATATCACCATGAATACAAGACTCAGGGTCTTAGATTGCTATGTACTACCAATTCTGAAATATGGTTGCGAGAGCTGGTTAGTCTCAAAGGCAATGGAAGATCGATTGCAAGCAACGGAAATGTGGTTCCTCAGACGAATGTTGAGGATCCCTTGGACTAGTCACACCACAAATGAAACAGTATTGCATAGAGCTGGCAGGCAACGGATGCTCCTGAGGAAGATCCGGAAACTGCAACTTGATTTCCTGGGCCACTCTATGAGGAAAGATGATCTTGAGTGTTTGTTTCTTACGGGGAAGATTAATGGA
This DNA window, taken from Amphiura filiformis chromosome 16, Afil_fr2py, whole genome shotgun sequence, encodes the following:
- the LOC140172582 gene encoding uncharacterized protein gives rise to the protein MNTRLRVLDCYVLPILKYGCESWLVSKAMEDRLQATEMWFLRRMLRIPWTSHTTNETVLHRAGRQRMLLRKIRKLQLDFLGHSMRKDDLECLFLTGKINGRRDRGRQRTTYLQSIAAWTGVDNIKLLRLAKNRMDWHSMVAHVTVYGT